The following proteins come from a genomic window of Deltaproteobacteria bacterium:
- a CDS encoding DUF2330 domain-containing protein gives MRTFTLAVALALALPAARAGADPCGMVPPIYDGPGIPITRVGPQRTYVFYKDGVETYVIRPGFSGNVDDFGMLIPFPTPPALRKVPDEIFAQVAASIDPPEIVVDLTPRPMYEMAPSAAMEDSAGPSNERGLAYNQVQVLKQEAVGMYEITELAAGSAMALQKWMDQHGYHYPKGMDEVVNEYVKLGWIWVAERTRVGDKPATDPKPGMRKVNPRLPAGSTFDGYVQAMGFRFKVEKPVLPMRLSPFNEGEKRQIVYYLTDKPVRLDGIPENLVKRQVTGSKLHHNVTGLLPLRVIGGTLTTEQIAEYKEQRNPAPHNGEGKDLFASDLLAVRTGKLSLASEEKEKELLNIGESLGLRGPEIDTLHEAELAGERDKAAREALEAIHGLTMTVVDGDFPLDYLKAHDLTVSRFEMPKKGNNAIAYDCKLDGPGYDQGGIVIEGEKGEPWYKRIWK, from the coding sequence ATGCGCACGTTCACCCTCGCCGTCGCGCTGGCGCTCGCACTTCCGGCCGCGCGTGCCGGCGCCGATCCCTGCGGCATGGTCCCGCCGATCTACGACGGACCGGGAATTCCCATCACGCGCGTGGGCCCGCAGCGCACGTACGTCTTCTACAAGGATGGCGTCGAGACCTACGTCATCCGTCCGGGGTTCTCGGGCAACGTGGATGACTTCGGGATGCTCATCCCCTTCCCCACGCCGCCCGCGCTCCGCAAGGTCCCCGACGAGATCTTCGCGCAGGTGGCAGCGAGCATCGACCCGCCGGAGATCGTGGTCGATCTCACGCCGCGCCCCATGTACGAGATGGCGCCGAGCGCCGCGATGGAGGACTCCGCCGGTCCGTCGAACGAGCGCGGCCTCGCCTACAACCAGGTGCAGGTGCTCAAGCAAGAAGCCGTGGGCATGTACGAGATCACCGAGCTCGCCGCCGGCAGCGCCATGGCCCTGCAGAAGTGGATGGACCAGCACGGCTACCACTACCCCAAGGGCATGGATGAAGTTGTTAACGAATATGTAAAGCTCGGTTGGATCTGGGTGGCCGAGCGCACCCGCGTGGGCGACAAGCCCGCCACGGATCCCAAGCCCGGCATGCGCAAGGTGAACCCGCGCCTGCCCGCGGGCTCCACATTCGATGGCTACGTGCAGGCGATGGGCTTCCGCTTCAAGGTCGAGAAGCCGGTGCTGCCCATGCGGCTCTCGCCTTTCAACGAAGGCGAGAAACGTCAAATTGTCTATTACCTCACCGACAAGCCCGTTCGGCTCGATGGCATTCCCGAGAACCTCGTGAAGCGCCAGGTGACGGGCTCGAAGCTTCATCACAACGTGACGGGACTGCTCCCGCTGCGCGTCATCGGCGGCACGCTGACCACCGAGCAGATCGCGGAGTACAAAGAGCAGCGCAACCCCGCGCCCCACAACGGCGAAGGCAAGGACCTCTTCGCCAGCGACCTGCTCGCGGTGCGCACGGGCAAGCTCAGCCTGGCCTCCGAGGAAAAAGAAAAAGAACTATTGAATATCGGCGAGTCGCTCGGCCTGCGCGGCCCGGAGATCGACACCCTGCACGAGGCCGAGCTCGCCGGCGAGCGCGACAAGGCCGCCCGCGAGGCGCTCGAGGCCATCCACGGCTTGACCATGACCGTCGTCGATGGCGACTTCCCGCTCGACTACCTCAAGGCCCACGACCTCACCGTGAGCCGCTTCGAGATGCCCAAGAAGGGCAACAACGCCATCGCCTACGACTGCAAGCTCGACGGCCCCGGCTACGACCAGGGCGGCATCGTCATCGAGGGCGAGAAGGGCGAGCCCTGGTACAAGAGGATCTGGAAATGA